Proteins co-encoded in one Patescibacteria group bacterium genomic window:
- a CDS encoding GNAT family N-acetyltransferase, with protein sequence MEKVEPQIETATTKNIKDIQNLNRLLFEEEFVKYDKTINCDWPLSQDGEDFYKERVESKKGCAFVLKINEKIVGYLAGSLSENEFYRNVDSFAELDDMYIIEEHRRAGHGKKLYDAFIGWCKENAVKRIKVLVTARNTQAIKFYKTQGFNDYNVTLESDIDQLNKL encoded by the coding sequence ATGGAAAAAGTAGAACCTCAAATCGAAACGGCAACAACCAAAAACATTAAGGATATTCAAAATTTGAATAGACTGTTGTTTGAAGAAGAGTTCGTTAAATACGACAAAACTATTAATTGTGATTGGCCATTATCTCAAGATGGGGAAGATTTTTACAAAGAAAGAGTTGAGAGCAAAAAAGGCTGCGCTTTTGTTTTAAAAATTAACGAGAAGATTGTTGGTTATCTTGCTGGAAGCTTGTCGGAAAATGAATTTTATAGAAATGTAGATAGTTTTGCTGAGTTAGATGATATGTATATCATAGAAGAACATAGAAGAGCTGGACATGGTAAAAAACTTTATGATGCTTTCATTGGTTGGTGTAAAGAAAACGCCGTCAAAAGAATTAAAGTACTTGTCACAGCTAGAAATACCCAAGCTATCAAATTTTATAAAACCCAAGGATTTAATGACTACAATGTCACCTTGGAATCTGATATTGACCAGTTAAATAAATTGTAA
- the rsmI gene encoding 16S rRNA (cytidine(1402)-2'-O)-methyltransferase codes for MKLYIVATPIGNLKDISFRAIETLKKVTLILCEDTRVAQKLLSRYEISKPTVSYHQHSELKKNEYILERLKEGNDLALISDAGTPSISDPGAKLIEFLFEQMPDLEVIPIPGPSALIAALSVSGFSADKFVFLGFPPVKKKRKKFFEEVANSKHTVVFYESCHRILKTLRELESVLEPERQIVVCREITKKFETIYKGEVKEVIEKIEKDKTKGEFVVVVKGK; via the coding sequence ATGAAACTATACATCGTCGCGACGCCTATTGGTAATCTGAAAGACATTTCTTTTCGGGCGATTGAGACGCTAAAAAAAGTCACTCTTATTCTTTGCGAGGACACGAGGGTCGCTCAAAAACTTTTGAGTCGTTATGAAATTTCCAAGCCGACGGTTAGTTACCACCAGCATAGCGAATTAAAGAAAAACGAATATATTTTAGAGCGATTAAAAGAAGGGAATGACCTGGCTTTAATTTCGGACGCGGGGACGCCTTCAATTAGCGACCCGGGCGCGAAGTTAATTGAATTTTTGTTTGAGCAAATGCCCGATTTGGAGGTTATTCCCATCCCCGGACCATCGGCGCTAATCGCCGCTTTAAGCGTTTCCGGCTTTTCAGCGGATAAGTTTGTTTTCCTCGGCTTCCCGCCCGTGAAAAAGAAAAGAAAAAAGTTTTTTGAAGAAGTCGCCAATTCAAAGCACACAGTTGTCTTCTACGAATCCTGCCACAGAATTTTAAAAACGCTGCGAGAATTAGAAAGTGTTTTAGAGCCCGAAAGGCAAATTGTCGTCTGCCGAGAAATAACAAAGAAATTTGAAACAATTTACAAAGGCGAAGTCAAAGAAGTGATTGAGAAAATTGAAAAAGACAAAACAAAAGGCGAGTTTGTGGTTGTGGTTAAGGGTAAATAG
- a CDS encoding AI-2E family transporter, whose product MLNDSRTINISTSTIFRTVIILLGLIFLYTIRDILAIIFVALIIAAAVNDPVSWLHRHKIPRLLGVVFIYLLFLSFLSLIITLIFPPLAEQIKQLAINFPSIVERVGLSVQDWWGRFQIEGNFQSFLGSASERLTQATSSVFNTITGIFGGFFSAIVVLVISFYLATQEKGVKNFLVSLTPVEHRHYLSDLANRVQIKIGGWVRGQLLLMLIVGVLTYIGLSVLGVKYALVLALIAALFEIIPYMGPILAAIPAVILAFIQSPILALMVIVLFIIINQIENYIIVPQVMKRTVGLSPIVIIIVMLIGAKLAGVLGIILSVPVTAAIAEFVKDFQEKRN is encoded by the coding sequence ATGCTTAACGATTCTCGGACAATTAATATTTCAACTTCAACGATTTTCAGGACAGTTATTATTCTCTTGGGGTTGATTTTTTTGTATACGATTCGCGATATTTTGGCGATTATTTTTGTCGCTTTGATTATCGCGGCGGCTGTTAATGACCCGGTGAGTTGGCTTCATCGGCATAAAATTCCCCGGCTCTTGGGTGTGGTTTTTATTTATCTGCTTTTTCTTTCTTTCTTGTCCCTAATTATTACTTTAATTTTTCCTCCGTTGGCGGAACAAATTAAGCAATTGGCTATTAATTTTCCCAGTATTGTTGAGAGGGTTGGTTTGAGCGTTCAGGATTGGTGGGGCAGATTTCAAATTGAAGGAAATTTCCAATCTTTTTTGGGCAGCGCGAGCGAGCGGCTGACTCAAGCCACTTCAAGTGTTTTTAACACAATTACAGGAATTTTTGGCGGGTTCTTTTCAGCGATTGTCGTTTTGGTTATTTCTTTTTATTTAGCCACCCAAGAGAAGGGAGTTAAAAATTTTTTGGTTTCTCTAACTCCTGTTGAGCATCGGCATTATCTTTCGGATTTAGCTAATCGCGTTCAGATTAAAATTGGCGGCTGGGTGAGGGGACAACTTTTACTAATGCTGATTGTTGGTGTCTTGACATATATAGGTTTATCGGTTTTGGGCGTAAAATACGCTTTGGTTCTGGCTTTAATTGCCGCTTTGTTTGAGATTATTCCGTATATGGGACCGATTTTAGCGGCGATACCGGCGGTTATTTTGGCCTTTATTCAATCGCCTATTTTAGCGCTTATGGTTATCGTTCTTTTTATTATTATCAATCAAATAGAAAACTACATCATTGTTCCGCAGGTTATGAAAAGAACGGTTGGCTTGAGTCCGATTGTGATTATTATTGTAATGTTAATCGGCGCCAAATTGGCGGGCGTCTTGGGTATTATTTTATCAGTTCCCGTCACCGCGGCGATCGCTGAATTTGTGAAGGATTTTCAGGAGAAAAGAAATTAG